CTTTAGGGTAGGGCGCAAAAAACGGTTTTTCTGTAGGATGTCTCCAGTGATACCACCATGTTTTCAAAAGTCAGCATCGCTGACTTTTGCAAGCATCGCTTCAAACTCATCTCCAAGCCGCTGTTTATGGAACCGATTTTGCATGTGTTCCGAGAGGAACCAATTGTTCCCTTCGCTCTTTTGCTAGTAGTCATCTTGACCGTGCCCATCCTTTTTGAGCGGCTGCGACTGCCAGGACTGGTTGGTTTGCTGGTAGCGGGAGTGGTTCTTGGGCCTAATGGGTTGCAGCTGCTTCAGAAAGAATCAGAGACGATGAAGCTGCTATCAGATATCGGGTTAGTTTACCTGATGTTTGTGGCAGGGCTAGAAGTTGACATTGAGCAGTTCCGCAAAACGAAGCATCGCTCTGCCGGTTTTGGCACGTTTACCTTTTTAGTGCCCCTAATTATGGGAACAATCGTGGGGCGTGTATTCAACTTTGACTGGAACGCTTCAATTTTGATTGGCTCTCTGTTTGCCTCCCATACCCTCTTGGCTTACCCGATTGTGAGCCGTCTTGGCGTAGTAGGGAACGAAGCCGTCACGGTGACAATTGGAGCGACCATCTTCACTGACGTTGGCGCTCTACTGGTATTGGCTGTTTGTGTGGGAATTCATGGGGGTGACTTCACGGTTGTGAAGCTACTCACCCTTTTTGGTTCTTTGATTGTCTACTCTGCCGTCATTTTGTTTGGCTTTGACTGGGCGGGTCGAGAGTTTTTCCGGCGCACTGGGCAAGAAGAAGGCAATCAATTTTTATTTGTACTCTTGGCACTATTTCTCGCATCGTTGGGTGCCCAGCTAATCGGTGTGGAAAAAATTGTCGGAGCTTTCCTTGCCGGTCTGGCGGTGAATGATGTTGTGGGGGAAGGGCAAGTAAAAGAAAAGGTGGTTTTTGTCGGAAGCGTCCTGTTTATCCCCATTTTCTTTGTGGATATGGGGCTACTGATTGATATCCCAGCATTTATTAAAACGCTCAGCTCTATCTGGCTGACCCTAGCGATTGTAGTGGGTTTGATTGGTAGTAAGTTTTTAGCGGCTCTGTTGGCTAAATTTGTCTACCGCTACAACTGGCGCGAGATGCTCGTGATGTGGTCGCTGTCGCTGCCCCAGGTTGCGGCAACGCTGGCTGCTACTCTCGTCGGCTACCGGGTTGGACTACTAACGGAAGAGGTTTTAAACAGCGTTATTGTCTTAATGCTGGTGACGGCAACGCTAGGACCGTTGATTACCAGTCAGTTCGCACCCGGATTAATCGTAACGGAAGCTGAGCCACTAGAGAGCGATAAAACTCGACTGGATGGGGAAAAGGCATCGGCAAGCCATCCTTTTACAGTAGTTGTACCCGTCTACAATCCGCAAACTGAGAAGTATTTGATGGAAATGGCAGCGCTATTGGCGCGGCATGAAGCTGGACGAATTGTGCCTTTAGCGATTACGACAACCAATGCTCAGATGGACGCACCGCAGATGGAAGCTGCGTTCCAACGCAGTGAGATGCTACTTGAGCGAGCCACGGAACTGGCTGGGGAACTGGGTGTGAAAACCGAGCCGTTGCTGCGCCTAGATGACGACATTGCTCGCGGAATTAGCCGCGCTAGCCGCGAACAAAAAGCGAG
This portion of the Coleofasciculus sp. FACHB-T130 genome encodes:
- a CDS encoding cation:proton antiporter — its product is MEPILHVFREEPIVPFALLLVVILTVPILFERLRLPGLVGLLVAGVVLGPNGLQLLQKESETMKLLSDIGLVYLMFVAGLEVDIEQFRKTKHRSAGFGTFTFLVPLIMGTIVGRVFNFDWNASILIGSLFASHTLLAYPIVSRLGVVGNEAVTVTIGATIFTDVGALLVLAVCVGIHGGDFTVVKLLTLFGSLIVYSAVILFGFDWAGREFFRRTGQEEGNQFLFVLLALFLASLGAQLIGVEKIVGAFLAGLAVNDVVGEGQVKEKVVFVGSVLFIPIFFVDMGLLIDIPAFIKTLSSIWLTLAIVVGLIGSKFLAALLAKFVYRYNWREMLVMWSLSLPQVAATLAATLVGYRVGLLTEEVLNSVIVLMLVTATLGPLITSQFAPGLIVTEAEPLESDKTRLDGEKASASHPFTVVVPVYNPQTEKYLMEMAALLARHEAGRIVPLAITTTNAQMDAPQMEAAFQRSEMLLERATELAGELGVKTEPLLRLDDDIARGISRASREQKASLIVMGWGKRTGFRARLFGNVIDSVLWASHCPVVVTRLLDSPMNFHRILVPVENLTGQGTQPLRFAKILADSNQAQVTLLHVCNARTSAAKVAWTRSQLSLLASKWAPETNFEIEVIKHENVAQAILNTARSFDLIVLRSLRYRTAGGLEVSDITTQLVQHLACSVVLLGEPQRTTTGVLLPKPSPRVANDNVLT